The following is a genomic window from Penaeus chinensis breed Huanghai No. 1 chromosome 7, ASM1920278v2, whole genome shotgun sequence.
GGTTAGAATCTAGTTTTGTTGGAACTTTGCAATGGCTTGTGaacaatataaagataaatgaccGGAGACTTATGGTGCCGGTTATTCTTTAGATTCTTTGAAACGacgatattttaacattttagtcTCTGTTAGGTCCGTGAGTTGTACTTCGTAttgcttttttcattatcactttgagCTGATCGATGATTTGGTCAATTTCTTCGTTATCGAGATCTGTTTTGTatctaaaacaattttttttttttccgtgctgTTCGAGTTACGTGGGTTAGGAAGTCTATTCCATTCCTTTATGAAGTTTGATGTTTCCCTTTAAACATGTCTGTACCATGTTACCAACATTTACTTAATTAAGGAATTCTACATTTTCTACCAAATGGGGCCTAATTTTGATTATGACTTTTTTATCGGATGCCTATTATTCCCAAGtgtgatttttctcttttctcttttctcttttaatattAAAGTCACCCATTATTGTAGTGAAATTGGCTTTTGTAATATCAatgaatttttgaaaaaaaatcatagctcTCTACCGTGAATTACATCATGTAGATATCCCATACtttcatacacatccacacacacatatctatatctatgagagctagagagaaaaaaagacactaATAAAGATGGAAATGTAACTATGCGTGTTTATGCAAGTATGGTTATACAGAATTCGAAGATCTTTGATTAAAACTTGTCCACGCTTTCAGATACAGAATGACGTCTAGAAACTGGCGATGCACTGTATCAGCACTTGTTCTGTTGATATCTTGTACTATCAACGTTAACGGGCAAGATAGTGAGTATTTGCCCTTAGCACAGTACTTGCGTCTAAAACTCTTGTCTATTaagtgaaatatataatatatcaagcaTAATTATCTGGATTGGTGTCTCCAATCTCTTCCTATTACAAAATAGTGGAATTAATGAAATCAAATCTCTTATATCCCACAACAGGCAGCACGCTCGAACAGATACAGGATGAACTGAACACCATTCAGACAACATTGGACAGACTTGAGAACCTTGTCATTCCAACTACAACAGCAGCAGGAACCACGATGGGAACAGCGCAGTCAACGGTCCAGTCCTCCACTCCCTCAGGGACTTCTGAAGGCACTGCTGAGTCTACAACTATACAACCATCGACTGCTGAGCCAACGACCCCAAAGCCGACAACCGCTGAGCCAACGACCCCAAAGCCGACACCCACTGAGCCAACGACCCCAAAGCCGACACCCACTGAGCCCACGACCCCAAAGCCGACACCCACTGAACCAACGACCCCAAAACCGACAACTGCTGAACCAACGACCCCAAAGCCGACACCCACTGAACCAACGACCCCAAAGCCGACAACCGCTGAGCCAACGACCCAAAAGCCGACACCCACTGAGCCAACGACCCCAAAGCCGACACCCACTGAGCCAACGACCCCAAAACCGACAACTGCTGAACCAACGACCCCAAAGCCGACAACTGCTGAACCAACGACCCCAAGACCAACAACTGCCGAACCAACGACCCCAAAACCGACAACTGCTGAACCAACGACCCCAAAACCGACAACTGCTGAACCAACGACCCCAAAGCCAACAACCGCTGAGCCAACGACCCCAAAGCCAACAACCGCTGAGCCAACGACCCCAAAGCCAACAACCGCTGAGCCAACGACCCCAAAGCCAACAACCGCTGAGCCAACGACCCCAAAGCCGACAACCGCTGAGCCAACGACCCCAAAGCCGACAACTGCTGAACCAACGACCCCAAAGCCAACAACCGCTGAACCAACGACCCCAAAGCCGACAACCGCTGAGCCAACGACCCCAAAGCCAACAACCGCTGAACCAACGACCCCAAAGCCAACAACCGCTGAGCCAACGACCCCAAAACCGACAACTGCTGAACCAACGACCCCAAAGCCGACAACCGCTGAGCCAACGACCCCAAAGCCGACAACCGCTGAGACAACGACCCCAAGACCAACAACTGCTGAACCAACGACCCCAAAGCCGACAACCGCTGAGCCAACGACCCCAAAACCGACAACCGCTGAGCCAACGACCCCAAAGCCAACAACCGCTAAGCCAACGACCCCAAAACCGACAACTGCCGAACCAACGACCCCAAAACCGACAACTGCTGAACCAACGACCCCAAAACCGACAACTGCTGAGCCAACGACCCCAAAACCGACAACCGCTGAGCCAACGACCCCAAAGCCGACAACTGCTGAACCAACGACCCCAAAGCCGACAACCGCTGAACCAACGACCCCAAAACCGACAACCGCTGAGCCAACGACCCCAAAGCCAACAACCGCTGAGCCAACGACCCCAAAGCCAACAACTGCAGAGCCTACAACTCAAAAAGCCTCTGGTCGATTCCTGCACTACAGAGGGAGACACGTTCTATCACTGAGAGAGGAAGACGCAGGATCAACTACAATTGCTTCATCAATCCAGTCATCATCAGATCCAGCCTCCTCCAGTCCTCCACCCTCAACCTCATCCAGTGACCCAACCCCAACTTTGTGCACCAAGAACGAGACAGCTGGTGAGGATGACCTCTGCATGCGCTTCATCCAAGTTCTAGATGATATTGAAAAAGTTACGGAAGAGATTGAAAATGGATCAACTGGTGAGGAGCAGCTGGAAACTCTCAAGAACTGCTCGGCAAGGCTTGAGCAAGTGGTCCAAGAAGCGGAAACTGACCCAGAGTTCCTCGAGAGTATCAATAAGGAGCAATTTGAAGAGAGGAAATCAGATTTGGACAAGGTATGTGgtcttctgttctcttttataTTGTATCCATCTGGTTTCCTATTTCCTCATGGTATTtgccttctttctttatatatggacatatatatatatatatatattagtgcatgcatgtaagtatacatatgtacatgcacctATAGCAATGTTAATGCTTACctgatatattcataaaaattcTTTACCCTTGCGTCAAGAAGAAAagggttttgatttttttaatcaCTGGTGATAAAGCCAGATCTGCTTGCTTTGCCCAAGCCACAGCTTCCTACATCATCCTATATCATGGCCATCCTCGGCCATGTATCCATATAGCTTGAGTTGGTAGGTAACAAGTCTCATGATCAAATCATTAGTTGGACATTCCCCTGTCAACTGTACCCCTTTCTCAGGTATAAGAACCTGTTGCAAAAGGCATCTGTACAAGAGTGCATGGCATGAGAAGAGAGTCCAGTGGGAACTATTGTTCTCGAGTTAAGTGCTTTGTCTGAGGTGAATTTGCCACCATGATTTCAAAAGACTCATAAAATTGTGATAGTttcttgtgtgcccaattcttagtattggtaatacaacttctacttgtcgattGAGATGGAGGCTAGTCactcaactgccaaggtcatctctaatatctcgcagtttgtttctagggGTATGCCTCCATTGGTCCCTCCATTTGTCACCAAGATAACTTCTGATGCtaggtttcaagtcggtgtgtgggagaggaaaattgAGCACTATAGGGCTACCTTGGCCCTCTGCTCAGCTCGTTCATTCTTGCTAATAGCGACATACATTGGCACAGAATTGTCGTTTAACGTGCCGATAGCAGTGCaagtcaatcttgaatctcccttaCCACTGAACTGCTaaaaggatggcatgtaactatGCAATGAAGATCGAGGCTGTCGGAGAAAGATTTCCAAATtgagtcttcctcctgctcaagCCTACAAAGCACACAGCTTTTAaaaatttcgaaccatctgtacatACTGATCCtcggtacttagaagtgtgttgaagaactCTTTCCCTGATTTCTGcatcggatctctcccctttccctattccgaCCAAATGCAGCTCGACTAGACTGGTCTAAAGGTgtattggggagttccaacagctagaaccttggagagattcaaattaagatcttccacaagcttccctccaccctcaaaaaaaaaaaaatatatatatatatattgaaaaataataagcGCTTTAGTTGCCTTCACTTTTAACCATTTGATGtgagccttgagtcaaaaaataaataaataaatacaaaaataaacccaAGTACTTCCGATCTTAAAATATGCAAGCCCTAAATGTTGATTAAGCTAACCACAACTTGGGCATGAAACACCCAGGCGTATTTTGAGCATAACCCCTAAATGATCCTCTTACGTTCTCTTCCAAAGTCCGTCGACAACGCCGAAAAAGTCGTCGAGGAAAAGCTGAACCCAGATGACCCATATGATCCTACCGTCGCTATCGTCCTGGGTGTCCTGGGAGGCCTCATCGTCGTCGCTCTGGCTGGCTACGGAGGATTCGTGTtctacaagaagaagaaagaggataaagacgTAAGCTGATCCCCTCCTCTTAAATTCTGTACTTTGTAGtaggttatttgtgtgtgtgtgtgtgtgtgtgtgtgtgtgtgtgtgtgtgtgtgtgtgtgtgtgtgtgtgtgtatgtgtgtgtgtgtgtgtgtgtgcgcgtgtgtgtttctttctcactttatttattttccgcTTCTAACAATTattgacttttattttttttttgacagaggaAAACTGGTTATGAAAACGCGAACTTCGAAAACGACAACCAAGCTGGGAGCCCTTGAGTGTGAGACATTGGTGTTTTGCGAGATCTGAATGGCCTCTGTTGACGATATtgtttgttaaaattattatttttcataataaacTGTTTTGTAAGGTCATTCCATGAAGGTATcagacgcaacacacacacacacacacacacacacacacacacacacacacacacacacacacacacacacacacacacacacacacacacgataaccaCCATTAAAATACCTacaaacaaatgcatatgtataagaaTTCAAATGAAGATATACTTAATGTGATAGATTCTCCTAAGTAATGCATGACAAAACTCATTGTAGCATTGTAAAATGATTATGTATCCATGTGGATCAtggattatatgtatttatgccttTACACatcaagaaatattaataaaaaaaagttaaattactatacatttttattttcttttgttgttctaATTTCGTGATTCAGTTTATTTGTATTGGCGTTCCAGTACCAGAAGAATAACTGGAGATTATAAAAAGGATGTTGGTTGTTATTAACAGCTAATATGAAATACTGAAGGATATAACTTGCAGGTGCATTGCTTTACATTAGTGCTCCCTCGCAACCGTTTTCCGTTAATAGGTAACTGTCAATAAAACCGGAGAGAGAAGAACAATTCTCAGTGTAAAACGGTATCTGTATGAGTGTCTGCATTAGGGGTTCCAAACTTTTCTATTCTGTGGGCCCCGACCAATATTTCATAATCTCTATTTTCAGTGgttgtcatcttttcagattctgTTATTACTAGTTCTTGAATAGCGTAATGGTGCCGATGGCTTTAGGACAAGACAACTATATGAAAAGATTCCAGTTCAttgatatatgacatatatttaaCTGTTGGTAATAAAACAAAACTTCGTGACCACCCAGAAAATATTCCATGGCTCCAGGGCCGCAAACAACGTTGGTACTCTCAAACAACTTGCCATTCGTGTTACTATCTTAAATTACCAGTGGTCTGAGTGGTGGTAAGCAAGGTGACACAGTAACTTCAAGGAGACGATATCATGTGGCAGCTCTTCCAAAATCAATATTTAAGTTTTGGTTTGCTTTTATAATTGTATCATATAACTTATACACggcgaaaaaaatgcaaatttcaCCTAAAACCTCCGCACAAATGTTCGTAAAATTATGACATAAGCTTATATGCGCATAAAGCGTATATAAACTCGATAGATCTATAAACTCTTAAAGCATTCTtcttctttagtatcattattacaaattcaaaagaaaaacaaatttactGATACACACACTGGCAATAGCAATGTTTAACGAGTATAGCAGCTTGTGTCCGTCGGCACTGTGGCAAAGGACAACAAACGCCTCTATACCGCATAGACTTAGAACCCGTTTGTAGTAATTCCTTTGACGATaaatagccccccccccaaaaaaaaaaaaaaaaaaaaaatgtttggagcTGCTTGTGTTGGTTCTTTGGTTTACGCTTAATGATGATTTATTGATATAACAATGTTTTTACTGGTTCCTGTTTAGACGAAAAATAGCCAGGGAAGCCTCTTAACATCCTACATGAATATaattaaacaaatttatatatgcatatatggtgcCGGTACCCCTGATCTACGCTACAGACGCCAGCACTGAACTTAATGACTCAAACGGAACTGTGAAATAATatgaaatgttatttttatctggAAGGAGAGGTTaataaagcatatatacatatacaacaggGCACCCTCGCTCCATCATCACAACCTCAATAAAGGAATCAAGATATCTCGtcagtttacatttttttttccttttttttttctttttctttttaatcaagaTATGTGGATTTGTGAGATTTGTAAATGTCACGTTCATGAGATTTCGTTTATCTTATCGCAGGTCTTATTATAAGGCATTATATATTTTAAGCTTTACTGTAAAACAAggcaaaacagacacacacaccacacacaccacacacacacgcacatacacatacagaaaaaagaaaaacaaacacatgtgtatatatatgtacacatacaaacacacacacacacatatatgtgtgtgtgtgtgtgtgtgtgtgtgtgtgtgtgtgtgtgtgtgtgtgtgtgtgtgtgtgtgtgtgtgtgtgtgtagccacatatatctgtgtgtgtgtgtgtgtgtgtgtgaatcctagTGTTTCGAACTCGTCATGAGTTCCTCATCAGTTAAAAGTGGATAAAGTGGTCGACCGACAATAAAACAAGCTGAATCAGGGAATCtcgaagaaggaggtggggggggggggcaaactcaTATAGTCTAGGGAGGGCTTTAGAAGGTCATCCAACCCCACCGACCAGCACTTAAGTTGAAATTAGGTATTTTTTTAATCAACAgatcttccaatattttttttcgcacacacacacacacacacacacgcacacacatataaacatgtatatatgtgtatctctttttctctctctccataaatatgtatatgtatatatatttatatttatatatatacatatacatgtactcgcacacacacaatatatatatatatatagagagagagagataaatagatagatatgcacatatatatatatatatatatatatacatagatacgcatatgcatatatgtatgtgtgtgtgtacacacacacacacacacacacacacacacacacacacacatatatatatatacatatactttttaatGTGATTGATTATCTTATATAATGCATGATAGAACAATTTTAGTGTtgtaatatagatttatattcaaGCGGAtcatagaatatatttttttcttatcatgtgCACTTAACCCAACCGTCCCGAAATTATGCTTCGTCCCTTGTagtttttctttgtgattttttttttttttttacttacagatggccccacatgtACTCAgcaggcaaggagtctatcaataggcccttgtgaccgatcctgatttccatattccttgaatttgcgggaaaatatgtttttcttttaatatagttgatatcgatactattattgttattgatgttatgattattaaattgttatcaaaatctcgataacatctaatacaatgaaataatgcaaaataccctctccaaaagtcgaggaaaagggtaaacaggtgagataggtaagactaataactgactccttaatgactaagcacttgcagagccatctatgtgtagatacaATAACTAGATTTGTAccttgggcatggcatgtattcttgccatgcatggcgattgggttaatttcTATCATTTCAGTACAAGAAGAATAATTGTGGAAAACAATGTATAGATTCAATTGGTTgttaataaaagttttatatctAAAATACTGAAAGGAATGACGATTGATTTACATTAGTTTTCCCTCAAAATCGTTTTCTGGAGCTAATGGATAACAGTAAAAGAAAATGGAGCGACTCTGCCGAAGACTAAATGCGTATAAGAggtcaatatcaataataataataatatcaataataataataataatgatgataataataataataataataatagaaatataaaaaaaatgtatgtatatgtatattttccatCGGGTTAACCCAACCAGTTCGGATTCATGTACTGCCCCTTGCAGTTTTGTAAATGAAATGTGTTACACATAAACAGGTGTGCTAAACCAGCAAAGAGTGTATAAGTAGACCCTGCTGACCGCtcgatttctccattccttggaATTGCGGAaaaaggtgattttctttcttatatatcgatatcgatactgttatttttcttactgAAATGATTATTAAAGTGTCATTAAAATCCTGGTAACATTTAAtggcaatgaaataatacaaaagaaactttccaaaaatgtgtaaatacaacaaataaacttatattgcagtgggcatggcatgttttCTTGGTTCCCGTGTCGAACGGGTTAGCACCACGTGAAAAAATAAAAGCTTACGAAAACTGAAGTCACTCATTTATTACTCTCCCAACTTCAGTATCAAAGGCAATATCCGTTACTGATATGTGGCATGGAAAAATACACATTTTAACCTGCTAAAAGTGTTCAAATTGCTATAAGCTGAAAGCTGTTAACCCAATCACCCCGGATGGTATGCTACAACCACTAATGAAACCGGTGACGCTTCgtcagtttcatatatatatatatatatatatatatgaatatatgatatataagtatatgtaaagcATATGACAATCTAAAATGCTGTTTTCTGTTTGGTATTTGCTAAAAGCGTCGTCGAATCGTTGTCATAAGAAGGCGCACTGCTAAATGTTCATACGTAAAAAATACTTACAGTAATAAGCAAAgagcaaacaaaaatatatatacatgataagtaATAACTTGTTTTCTATATCGACATATACCATTATTAAAGCTATTTATTACTATCAGCTTGACATATGTTATCAGTGTCTTGGTTTGAATTATAACATCAAGAAAATATAAACTTTATCTTCCTACGTAAGTTATATTTCTATTTTGAATTTTGACTCAAAAGGCGTCGAACATGagttgcctttttttttggggggggggggaggttgaacaCAATAGTGGAcaatgagaatgtgtgtgtgttgcgcgtgTGTCATAGTATCATTCACTGTATGCACAAACAaggaaaagtgtgtgtatatactcatatatatataattatacatatttatatatgtatgtttatttatacatatatattccaatatataattatatatatatatgtgttcgtgtgtctatatatacataaaacaaatatgcgtagatatatacatttgcacatacacaatgtgtatatatgtatatatatatagatatatatatatatatatatatatttttttttatatgatatgtttacgcgcatatattatatacataatatatagtgtgtgtgcgtatcctctttttcttattgtgaATAGTAACAGCATTATCGATCATCACTCTAGATATAGAAGTGACATCTAGTGAAGATACTATAGCTTTCGCCATtgttaaatccttttttttttttctttgtcagcatttttttctttgtatttttccgtacatatatatatacatagatagatagatagatagatatagacactaaCTGAAAAACAAAGACTAGAAGTGTTAATCAAAACCTAAGTAAAGGAAGTAACCTTGACATTAGAAGCGTTTAATTTTAGGAGCTAAAAATGACACTGATTATAGTAATAtgtgaagataaaaataacagattAAGATTGAAGATTGAATACCGTAATGCAGTgttacgatttttattttttctgattgTTACGATAAGAGCAAACCGGCATCTGCTGGATAGATGAATGACTCGTTTTCACTAGAGGCAGTTTGTCATCGGCACTATGAAGGAGAGGAACGGCAGAGATTTTTTGACGCCGTAGATAAAGTTCATCTAGTTATTTGACCAACGatctgtgagtgtgaatgtgtgaactACTTTGGTGTGTATCCATTATGAGTATTTGGTTTCCTGTTTTGGGAAGTAGATAGATGCAGGTAACGAAAAATATTTGGTTAGAGAGGCACGGAGCCAGTGTTGGTGAAGACACAAAGAGTCGAATTATAGTACTATATTCTTACAAACTACGATAATATCACAAGTGACAGACGGAAAATATAATTACTCCCTACATTTGACTTTATAACCAGTGATTTAGTTTTTATAATTTTCGTGAAAGTCATAAGTTAAAACATTACTTAAGATTCATGGGCGTTTTATCTCCCCGAAATCatcttcgtcaccatcatcatgacgTTAATTCTTCTGGTTGGTGAAGCCCTCCCTAGTTTCTGTCTCCACGAGGGTATGGTATGCATCCTTACGCAAGACTCTGCAAGTTAGCTAATGCTTCCTCTCAGGCTTCCTTCCTTTGACTTGTGATTCCCGAAGTCTCATCGAAGTAAATGAACGAGTTCAATATTCGAAGCTGCGTGAAGGGGAACAAGCACTTCAGGAATTGTATATCTTAGCGTAGGTTGACAAAGTTGACTTAGTGTATGGATTCATGTGTCTGAATATgacacacgtaagcacacacacacataca
Proteins encoded in this region:
- the LOC125027629 gene encoding proteoglycan 4-like, yielding MTSRNWRCTVSALVLLISCTINVNGQDSSTLEQIQDELNTIQTTLDRLENLVIPTTTAAGTTMGTAQSTVQSSTPSGTSEGTAESTTIQPSTAEPTTPKPTTAEPTTPKPTPTEPTTPKPTPTEPTTPKPTPTEPTTPKPTTAEPTTPKPTPTEPTTPKPTTAEPTTQKPTPTEPTTPKPTPTEPTTPKPTTAEPTTPKPTTAEPTTPRPTTAEPTTPKPTTAEPTTPKPTTAEPTTPKPTTAEPTTPKPTTAEPTTPKPTTAEPTTPKPTTAEPTTPKPTTAEPTTPKPTTAEPTTPKPTTAEPTTPKPTTAEPTTPKPTTAEPTTPKPTTAEPTTPKPTTAEPTTPKPTTAEPTTPKPTTAETTTPRPTTAEPTTPKPTTAEPTTPKPTTAEPTTPKPTTAKPTTPKPTTAEPTTPKPTTAEPTTPKPTTAEPTTPKPTTAEPTTPKPTTAEPTTPKPTTAEPTTPKPTTAEPTTPKPTTAEPTTPKPTTAEPTTQKASGRFLHYRGRHVLSLREEDAGSTTIASSIQSSSDPASSSPPPSTSSSDPTPTLCTKNETAGEDDLCMRFIQVLDDIEKVTEEIENGSTGEEQLETLKNCSARLEQVVQEAETDPEFLESINKEQFEERKSDLDKSVDNAEKVVEEKLNPDDPYDPTVAIVLGVLGGLIVVALAGYGGFVFYKKKKEDKDRKTGYENANFENDNQAGSP